The Vitis riparia cultivar Riparia Gloire de Montpellier isolate 1030 chromosome 3, EGFV_Vit.rip_1.0, whole genome shotgun sequence genome segment GGTATCTAGTGTTTGGAACTCAAAGAATTTAGGTTTTCAGAAAGAATTGAGCTTTAGTTTAACTTTGTAGAACTGTGACAGTGGTAATGGCTATGAGAGTGCTCTATTCTAAATACTTAATTCTTTGATTGAGTTGAATCCAGATATGAATTACCCCATGATGGGAAGTAGGATGAAAGGTGCACAATCTATCAGGAAACTGGAGGTATACTTCCCAAGTTCAACTCGGTTCCAAATGTTTCTTTCTGTTTATGCTTTGGTTAGGTTGCCAAGAACACAGGACTTGTTTTCTTGGTAACCAAACGGAGTTTGCCTAATTCTTTTTCAATGTTTATTTTCTGTGTTTGCAGCTGGGAAGCTATAAGGCAAGCACTGAGCAGAGGAAGAGTAATCCAGGCAATCTGAATTTGGAAGACTACCACCCAATTGATCCATCTCCAAGTTCAAGGGCAGCAATAACGTCTGGACCCATCGAGCACGGCACTCCCATTATCCCCTACATTCCAAACGTGCCACCTCCATGTCCTCCTAAGCAGGATGGTGGATCTTCTCCTCCTGTTTAAGCTACTGAAAGATCAGTAAAAAAATGGGAACTATCTGTTGTAATATATTTGAAGATTGTCTACTAGAGTGCCTGGAAACAATGATCAGGCCCTGTCTGTTTTAAGAAGACCTGAGTGTAACCTGCTGCCCCCTTGTGGGGCAGTGTAGGTTTAAGAATTTCCAGAAACCATGAACATCCTCTTGACCATATCTCCTCTAAGGTCTTGGAGTtttcttcctttgttttcttgtatcattttcACTCTACTAATTACCATTAACACTGCATTATTGTGCTTTGTCATTCATGGCATTTGTATCAGTCTATCTTCTAGTACTGATAAGATTGCGACTGAAGTCATTTTGTCTCATATCTTTATCGTTTGCCAAGCCTCACAACTTCCTGCTCTGACAGCATTTATTCTTACAGATCCCATTGCTCATGGAATTGTCGGTTTCATGGCCTTCTGTAATCCCAAACTCTCACCAGTTGCAGGGGATGTTTTACTAATCATGTTTGCTTAGACTTGGAGGTTGCTAGTAGAAAATCCTTTCccttctcttcctttcttctccCTCACCACTCTTTTCAAGGATGTGACTTTGGTGTGCTGTCTATGGACATGGGGTTGGATTCCATTTTAACAATCTGGATGAATATTACCAtactttttcttctcattttcctgGGAAAGTTTCACTTTCAGCTACAGTTTTCACAGTTCTACTGTgttaattacttaattatgatgtttatctttcattttcagTGACAGCTCTTGTCTACTTGATTTCCATAGACATTCATTGTGACCTTTTATTCTGCACCGACTAGCTCTCAG includes the following:
- the LOC117911450 gene encoding uncharacterized protein LOC117911450, coding for MKMKVLLGFYLWVMLVVVVTGTAFMLPAFSTISTSSSTPDMNYPMMGSRMKGAQSIRKLELGSYKASTEQRKSNPGNLNLEDYHPIDPSPSSRAAITSGPIEHGTPIIPYIPNVPPPCPPKQDGGSSPPV